In Serinicoccus marinus DSM 15273, the genomic stretch TGACGTCGTAGGGGTTGTCGTAGACCGGCGCGAGGTAGACGCCCACGATGGTGCGGCCACTCTCCTCGTCCAGCCGGGTCGGCACCTGGAGCTCGAGCTCCTCGCCCGCGCGACGCACGGTCACCGGCACCTCCTCCCCGGGCTCGAAGGCCTGGATCTGGTCCCGCACCGCGGTGGTGTCACCCACCTGCGTACCGGCCACGTCGAGGATCTCGTCCTCCACCTCGAGGACCCCATCGGCGGGCGCGTCGGCGATCACCTGGGCCACGACGACGCTCTCGGCGATCTCCACGCCCTGGGCCCGGAGGGCGACCACGGCGGCGTCGTCCTGGGAGTGCTGCATGAGCTCGGTGTTCTGCTCCCGCACCTGCTCCGCGGTGACGTCCTCGGGGAAGACCTCCTCGCGGGGGACCACGGACGTGGACGGGTCCAGCGCGCCCCGCAGCGCCTCCCACGCGGTGACGGTGTCCCCCGGGCCCCCTTGCAGCCGGATCGTGGTGAAGTAGAGGTGACCCGTGGCGTCGTCGTAGCTCTCGAGCTCCTGGTCCACGCTGACGACATCCGCGCCGTCGACCTCCCCCAACGTGTCGTAGACCGGGCCGGGCACGTAGATGACCCGTTGGACCGGGACGAGGTTGAGGAGCGAGCCGATCACCACACCGACAGCCACGACCACGAGGAGCAGGGCCGAGCGGCGACCGACCCGCGTGTGCGGCGGTTGCTCCAGGGGTGTCGTGCCGGCGTCCGGTCGGTCCGTGGCACCGCCGGTCACAGTCCCACCCACTCGTGCGCCTGGTCGCCGAACTGCTGTCGCTTCCAGACCGGTATGCCCTGCTTCAGCTCCTCGATCAACCGGCGGCCGGCCTCGAAGGCCAGGCCCCGGTGGTCGGCCGAGACCGCGCAGACGACCGCGAGATCACCCACCTCGAGCTGTCCCACACGGTGCACGGCATACACCCCGCGCACCTCCGCCGGCGCGGCCACGGCGGACGCCAGGTCACGCAGCCTCGCCTCGGCGTCGGGATGGGCCGAGTAGTCCAGCCGGGTCACCCCTTCGCGACCCCCGTCGTGCTCCCGGACCGTGCCCACGAAGAGCGTCACCGCCCCCGCGCGTGGGTGGCGCACCGCGGCGAAGGCCTCGTCCAGCGACAGCGGCTCCCCGCTGACGCCCGCGACGATCGTCTGGTCCTCGGTCACCGCGTCATCATGCCCCATCCGCCACCGGCCCGCGTCGCCCGGCCCGCACCTGGCCGCGGAGGGAACTCTGAGCGGTCCGCAGGTGTTGTCCCGGTGCCGACCGTCACGGCGGTGCGCGACCACGCAGGCCACCCGGTCACGGGTAGTGGCAGGCTGGGTGTCGAGATCGGACGAGAGAAGGACGAGGACGTGGCAGACCAGGAGAACCCCGAACGGCGGGACGAGCCCGACCCCCTGGAGGCGTTGTTCGGCGGCCCGGTGCCGCCCGAGCTGCGCGAGACCCTGAACTCGATGGGCCTGTCCGACCTGGGCCCGGACCAGGTGGCGCAGATGCGCTCACAGATGGAGATGCTGATGGGGTCCGGCGGGGACGACGGGCCGGTCAACTCCGAGCTGGCGCACGACGTCGCACGGCAGGTCGTGGCCGAGCACGGCGACTCCACGATCGGCGGGGCCACCCGTCGTGACGTCGACCAGGTCGTGCAGGTGGCCACGCTGTGGCTGGACCAGGTGACGGACATGCCCCGACCGGAGGGGAGCGCCGTGGCGCTGAGCCGGGCCGAGTGGGTCGAGCGCACGCTCCCGGTGTGGGAGCGGCTGACCACACCGGTCGCCGAGGGGCTCCAGGCGGCCATGACCTCCGCGATGGAGCAGCAGCTCGGCCAGCTGGGTGAGGACGGTGCGCCGTCGATCCCCGGGCTCCCGCCGGGCATGAACCCCGCCGCGATGATGGGCCAGATGACGCCGATGGTGCGGCGCATGGCGTCCAGCATGTTCGGCGGGCAGGTCGGCCAGGCGGTCGGCACCCTGGCCGGGGACGTCCTGTCCGGGACCGAGGTCGGCCTTCCGGTGCTCGGTGACGAGGACGTCGCCATGCTGCCGGCCAACGTCGCCGCCTTCGCCGAGGGGCTCGAGGTCGACAGCGGCGAGGTGCACCTCTACCTCGCGCTGCGGGAGGCCGCCCGGGTGCGGCTCTTCGCCGGCGTCCCGTGGCTCGGTCCGCAGCTCCTGACGGCGGTCGAGGACTACGCCCGGGACATCAAGATCAACACCGAGGGCATCGAGGAGGCCGTGCGGCAGGTGGACCCGCAGGACCCCGAGGCCTTGCAGGGCGCACTCGGGGACAGCCTCTTCTCCCCCGAGCCCAGCCCGGCGCAGCAGGCTGCCCTGACCCGCCTGGAGACGCTGCTCGCCCTCGTCGAGGGCTGGGTCGACGTCGTCGCGGACCAGGCCGCGGAGGGGCACCTCCCGCACGCCGAGGCGATGGCGGAGGCGGTCCGTCGCCGGCGGGCCACAGGCGGGCCGGCGGAGAAGACCTTCGCCTCGCTCGTGGGGCTGGAGCTCCGGCCCCGCCGGCTCCGCGACGCCGCCAACCTCTGGGCGGCCCTGGAGTCGAAGCATGGGCGAGACGCCCGGGACGAGGCGTGGGGTCACCCCGACGTCGCGCCGACCGGCGCCGACCTCGACGACCCGCTGGGCTTCGTCGACCGGCACGGTGCGCTCGCGTCCGGCCTCACCGTCACCGACGAGGACATCGAGAAGCTCCTCGGTGGGGCGGCCGCGCCGGAGGAGGAGTCCGACGAGGGCCGCGGCGACGAGGGCCCACGACACTCCTGACCTGTGGACAGCGGACCAGGCCCCCGGCCTGGACGTGGCAAGGTCGGCCCATGGGCGAGGGAGGGACCACGCAGCACGGGGTCGCCTGGTGGCCGACCGGGACCGACGGCCGACTCCAGGTGGGTGTCGGTGCCGGCGCCTGGAGGGTGGACGGCTGGGTGCGTCCGGACCATCCGGAGGACCCCGGATGGCAGTTCCTGCGCCGCCTCGGCAGCGCCTCGGCCGCCCCTCCCCGCGACGACCGGGTGCCCGTCGTCCGGGGCGAGGGCCCGGTGGCGGACGCGCTCCGACTCGCCCTGTGGGCCACGACATCAGGGAGGGTGTCCGGGCCCGGCGCGGCGGGACGGCGCCGGACGGAGCCCTCGCCGCGGGTGGTGCTCGTCCACGACCACGCCGTGCCGGTGGGCACGGCTCGCGCCCCGGGGGTGGTCGGCCGAGCCGTGCTGCCCGTGGTCGCGCAGACCGCCCGGATCGTCATCGGTCCGTGGACCGGGCTCCCCGGGTCGCCCTGCCTGCACTGCCTGGACCTCCACCGCCGGGATCGCGACCCCGGGTGGCCCGGTGCCGCAGCAGCGCTCGTCGACCCGCTCACCGCCCCGCTGCCGCCGGACCATCCGCCGGAGGTGCTCGACGCCGTGACCGCGCTGGTCGTGCTGCTGACGCGGTCAGCCATCCCGCCGGTCGTCGGCACCGCTCACGAGATCGGCGCCTCCCCACCGCACCTGGTGGCGCGACGGTGGCCACCGCACCCCGGCTGCCCCTGGCACGAGCCGAGGCAGCCGGGGCGGGTCGCCGGCGGGGGTGATGTCTAGGCCGCCACCTCGTCCTTGCGCGGGCGTCCGCGCGGGCGCTTGCGCGGCACCACCCGTCCCTGGAGCAGCAGCTGCCCGCCCCAGACACCCCAGGGCTCACGACGCTCCAGAGCGCCGGCGAGACACATCTCGCGCAGGGGGCACGGGCCGCACAGCTCCTTGGCGTGCTCGACCTCCGCTGGAAGCTCGGCGAACCACAGGTCCGCGGGCTGCTCCCGGCACGGCAGGTCGCCGTCCCCGCGGGCGACGAGGTGCGGGCCTGAACCGGTGTCGGTCATCTGCTGCTGCCGGCGCGCTGGGCGGTACACGGCGGTTCCTTCCTGATGTCGGTGCTGGTGCTCGTGCGAGGTGCTGGTCGTCACTGCGATCTCGATTCCGTGGAGGTGGGGTCCGAGGAGACCGCTCGTGACGCCGATGCCGGCGGGCAACGAGAACGGCCGCGGATCCTCGGGGAGGACTCGCGGCCGGAGAGTGGAAGGAAGGATGCCTTCTACGGTGTCCGGGAGGAGCCCAGGCCCAGGGCGGGGTCGACAGCGTGCGGGGACGTCGTCTCGACGGCGGGGCCGAAGGACCCCGGGACGAACGCACCGGACACGCGGAGGGCGTCGCGGTGGCGACGGCTCCGGAGGGTGGGCGTGTCGTCGGTCGAGCAGACGGCGAGTCCGCCGGTGACGATCATGTTCTCCATCGTGGTCCACCCTCCTCTCGTCTGTGCGCGACCCCAGCACCGCACGGGCGTGGGCTTGACTCCACCACTGTATTCCGGTGCCGCGACCGACCGCAACGGTATTTACCGGCGGGTCGGTCCCGACCGGTGCAGCCCGGGCTACGGGACCTCGTGACTGGTGCCCTCGGCCAGGATGCTGAGCACCGCCTCGCCGTAGAGATCGAGCTTGCGCTCCCCCACGCCGGAGATCTGCGCCAGCGCCTGCTGGTCCCGCGGTGCACGCTCGGCGATGGCGATCAGGGTCGCGTCGGTGAAGACGACGTAGGCCGGCACAGAGCCCTCCTGCGCGACCTGGCGCCGCCACTCACGCAGTGCCTCGAAGACCTGCTCGTCGTAGGTCGGCGGACAGTCCGAGCACCGGCCGATCTTGCGCTCGGCGGCGGCCGACAGGATCGCCGAGCAGGTCCGGCAGGTCCGCGGCGGGGCCGGCGTGCGGCGCCTCTCCCGACGGCGCGTCGGCCGGGTAGACGCCGGGACGCCCAGCACACCGGCTGCGGGGCCGAGGAAACGGGACAGCGACCGGGTGCTGCGCGCGCCAGGGGTGCGCGCGCCGGCCCAGCTGAGCTCGAGGCGCGCTCGCGCCCGGGTCAGCCCGACGTAGAGCAGCCGGCGTTCCTCCTCGACGCGCTCCGCGGTGTCGGCGAGGGTGATGGGCAGCAGGCCCTCGCTGCAGCCGACGAGGAAGACCGCGTCCCACTCCAGACCCTTCGCCGCGTGCAGGGATGCCAGCGTGATGCCCTGCACCGTGGGCGCGTGCTGCTCGGCAGCCCGCCGGTCGAGCTCGACGACCAGGTCACCGAGCCGGGCCTGCGGGGACTGGCCGGCCAGCGAGTCGGCCAGGAGGGCGAGCGCCTGCAGGCTCTCCCATCGCTCCCGGACCGATCCCGATCCCTGCGGAGGACGCGGGGCCCAGCCGGCCCCGGCCAGCACGTGACGCACCAGATCGCCGAGCGCGCTGCTGCCGTCGTCCGACCGCACGGCCCCGCGCAGCAGCAGGATCGCGTTGCGCACCTCGGAGCGGGAGAAGAAGCGCTCGCCGCCGCGGACCAGGTAGGGGATGCCGCCCCGGGCCAGCGCGTTCTCGATCACCTCCGACTGGCTGTTGGTGCGGAACAGCACGGCGATCTCGCTCGGCGGGACACCCTCCTCGAGCAGCCGCGACACGGCGTCGGCGGTGCCCTGCGCCTCCGCCTCGTCGTCCGCGTAGGAGACGAGCGTCGGCGCCGGACCGTCCGCGGACTGCGCGACGAGCGTCCCGGGGCGTTGTCCGCCGCCCGGGGCGGGGCGCGCGCCGAGCACGAGGTTGGCCAGGTGCACCACCTGCGGGGTGCTCCGGTAGTTGCGCACGAGCGCCACCCGGCGCGCCTCCGGGTACTGACGGGTGAAGCCCAGGAGATGGTCGGCGCTGGCCCCGGTGAAGGAGTAGATCGACTGGGCCGGGTCACCGACCACGCAGAGGTCCTGGCGCCGTCCGCGCCAGAGCTCGAGGAGCCGTTGCTGCAGCGGGTTCACGTCCTGGTACTCGTCGACGACGAAGTGGCGGTACTGCTGGTGGATCGCGGCGGCGATCTGCGGGTGCTCGTCCAGCATGCCCACGGTCAGCAGCAGGACGTCCTCGAAGTCGATGACGTGCCGCTCGGCGCAGACCTCGTGGTAGCTGTCCATCAACCGGGCCATCGCCGTCGCGTCCAGGTCGGCGACCTGCCTGCCCTGCCGCTGCGCGCGGGCCGGGTAGGTCTGCGCGGTGAGCATCGACACCTTGGCCCACTCGATCTCGGCGGACGCGTCCCGCAGCGCCGCCCGGTCGAGGCGCAGGTGGAGCCGCCCGGCCGCCTCCGCGACGGCCGGCGCCTTGTGCGCGACGACCGTGGGCGGTGGTCCGCCGACCGCCTGCGGCCAGAAGTACTGCAGCTGGCGCAGCGCAGCGGCATGGAAGGTCCTGGCTTGGACCCCGGCGACACCCAGCCCCCGCAGCCGGGTCCGCATCTCCCCCGCGGCCCGGGCGGTGAACGTCACCGCGAGCACCCGGTCGGGCGGGTAGGCGCCGCTGGCCACGCCGTAGGCGATGCGATGGGTGATGGCGCGCGTCTTGCCCGTCCCTGCCCCGGCGAGGACCACCATCGGACCGAGGGGCGCGCTCGCCACCTCACGCTGCTCCGGGTCGAGGCCGTCCAGCAACCGGTCGGGGTCGGGCGGGGCCGACCCGCTCACCGGGGGACCGCCGGGCCGTCGCCCGGGAGCGCCGCGCCGTACCACTCCTGGATCAGCCGGTGCGCGATGGAGACCCGGGAGGGCAGCGTCAGCCGGCCCGACCGTATGCCCTCGTCCAGCTCGGCGCGGGAGTACCACCCCGCGGAGCGCAGCTCGCTCTGCTGGACGCGCAGGTCGGTGTCCAGCGCGCGGGCGCGGTAGCCCACCATCAGCGACGCCGGGAACGGCCACGGCTGGTTGCCTCGGTAGCGCAGGTCGGTCACGGTGACGCCGACCTCCTCGGCAA encodes the following:
- a CDS encoding YlbL family protein, with the protein product MTGGATDRPDAGTTPLEQPPHTRVGRRSALLLVVVAVGVVIGSLLNLVPVQRVIYVPGPVYDTLGEVDGADVVSVDQELESYDDATGHLYFTTIRLQGGPGDTVTAWEALRGALDPSTSVVPREEVFPEDVTAEQVREQNTELMQHSQDDAAVVALRAQGVEIAESVVVAQVIADAPADGVLEVEDEILDVAGTQVGDTTAVRDQIQAFEPGEEVPVTVRRAGEELELQVPTRLDEESGRTIVGVYLAPVYDNPYDVTIDAGNVGGPSAGLMFSLAVYDEITPGPLTGGRSIAGTGTITGAGGVGGIGGITQKMYAAREAGAEVFLAPSDNCGEVAEADPRGLTVIPVTTFDDALSVLDEVSAAEPSELGELGLPTCEQELEDEAEQTG
- a CDS encoding molybdenum cofactor biosynthesis protein MoaE, coding for MTEDQTIVAGVSGEPLSLDEAFAAVRHPRAGAVTLFVGTVREHDGGREGVTRLDYSAHPDAEARLRDLASAVAAPAEVRGVYAVHRVGQLEVGDLAVVCAVSADHRGLAFEAGRRLIEELKQGIPVWKRQQFGDQAHEWVGL
- a CDS encoding zinc-dependent metalloprotease, whose protein sequence is MADQENPERRDEPDPLEALFGGPVPPELRETLNSMGLSDLGPDQVAQMRSQMEMLMGSGGDDGPVNSELAHDVARQVVAEHGDSTIGGATRRDVDQVVQVATLWLDQVTDMPRPEGSAVALSRAEWVERTLPVWERLTTPVAEGLQAAMTSAMEQQLGQLGEDGAPSIPGLPPGMNPAAMMGQMTPMVRRMASSMFGGQVGQAVGTLAGDVLSGTEVGLPVLGDEDVAMLPANVAAFAEGLEVDSGEVHLYLALREAARVRLFAGVPWLGPQLLTAVEDYARDIKINTEGIEEAVRQVDPQDPEALQGALGDSLFSPEPSPAQQAALTRLETLLALVEGWVDVVADQAAEGHLPHAEAMAEAVRRRRATGGPAEKTFASLVGLELRPRRLRDAANLWAALESKHGRDARDEAWGHPDVAPTGADLDDPLGFVDRHGALASGLTVTDEDIEKLLGGAAAPEEESDEGRGDEGPRHS
- a CDS encoding WhiB family transcriptional regulator, which translates into the protein MTDTGSGPHLVARGDGDLPCREQPADLWFAELPAEVEHAKELCGPCPLREMCLAGALERREPWGVWGGQLLLQGRVVPRKRPRGRPRKDEVAA
- a CDS encoding ATP-dependent DNA helicase UvrD2 is translated as MSGSAPPDPDRLLDGLDPEQREVASAPLGPMVVLAGAGTGKTRAITHRIAYGVASGAYPPDRVLAVTFTARAAGEMRTRLRGLGVAGVQARTFHAAALRQLQYFWPQAVGGPPPTVVAHKAPAVAEAAGRLHLRLDRAALRDASAEIEWAKVSMLTAQTYPARAQRQGRQVADLDATAMARLMDSYHEVCAERHVIDFEDVLLLTVGMLDEHPQIAAAIHQQYRHFVVDEYQDVNPLQQRLLELWRGRRQDLCVVGDPAQSIYSFTGASADHLLGFTRQYPEARRVALVRNYRSTPQVVHLANLVLGARPAPGGGQRPGTLVAQSADGPAPTLVSYADDEAEAQGTADAVSRLLEEGVPPSEIAVLFRTNSQSEVIENALARGGIPYLVRGGERFFSRSEVRNAILLLRGAVRSDDGSSALGDLVRHVLAGAGWAPRPPQGSGSVRERWESLQALALLADSLAGQSPQARLGDLVVELDRRAAEQHAPTVQGITLASLHAAKGLEWDAVFLVGCSEGLLPITLADTAERVEEERRLLYVGLTRARARLELSWAGARTPGARSTRSLSRFLGPAAGVLGVPASTRPTRRRERRRTPAPPRTCRTCSAILSAAAERKIGRCSDCPPTYDEQVFEALREWRRQVAQEGSVPAYVVFTDATLIAIAERAPRDQQALAQISGVGERKLDLYGEAVLSILAEGTSHEVP